One window from the genome of bacterium encodes:
- the purB gene encoding adenylosuccinate lyase, whose amino-acid sequence MIPRYTSPEMAALWSPETKFATWLEIELLAAEAQARLGEIPADVPARLRARAHVPSVQRIDEVEEKVTRHDVVAFLRVVGETVRDDARYLHRGLGSSDVVDTAQSALMVRAADLITAALERLQQALGVLARTHKRTVMAGRTHGVQAEPITFGLKVALWYTDVGRAIDGVRRAREVIGVGKLSGEVGTFAHTPPAVEAYVCEHLGLRPAPVSSQVLQRDRHAEYVTHLAVAAGTLEKIATEIRALQRTEIREVEEPFRAGQTGSSAMPHKRNPVTCEQIAGLARVVRGCAAAALEDIALWGERDITHSSVERVIVPDATTVLEYMTRRLTGVIEGLRVYPEQMRANMERTGGLVFSHRVLLALLGKGLGRDEAYTIVQTAAMQAWDGGGNFRELIRASGALAEAELAACFDPAPALAHLDEIFVRAGLEPGAASGSPLKVEGGRRHG is encoded by the coding sequence GTGATTCCGCGCTACACGTCCCCCGAGATGGCCGCGCTCTGGAGCCCCGAGACGAAGTTCGCGACCTGGCTCGAGATCGAGTTGCTGGCCGCGGAGGCGCAGGCCCGGCTCGGCGAGATCCCGGCCGACGTGCCCGCGCGGTTGAGAGCCCGGGCCCACGTGCCGAGCGTCCAGCGCATCGACGAGGTGGAAGAGAAGGTCACCCGGCACGACGTCGTCGCGTTCCTGCGGGTCGTCGGCGAGACCGTCCGCGACGACGCGCGCTACCTGCACCGGGGACTCGGTTCGTCCGACGTCGTGGACACGGCGCAGTCGGCGCTGATGGTCCGCGCCGCGGATCTGATCACGGCGGCGCTCGAGCGGCTGCAGCAGGCGCTCGGCGTCCTCGCGCGTACCCACAAGCGCACTGTGATGGCGGGCCGCACCCACGGCGTCCAGGCCGAGCCGATCACGTTCGGCCTCAAGGTCGCGCTGTGGTACACGGACGTCGGCCGGGCGATCGACGGCGTGCGCCGGGCGCGCGAGGTCATCGGCGTCGGCAAGCTCTCCGGCGAGGTGGGAACGTTCGCCCACACGCCTCCGGCCGTGGAGGCGTACGTGTGCGAGCACCTCGGCCTGCGCCCGGCGCCGGTGTCGTCGCAGGTCCTGCAGCGGGACCGGCACGCGGAGTACGTGACGCACCTCGCCGTGGCCGCGGGCACGCTCGAAAAGATCGCGACCGAGATCCGCGCGCTGCAGCGCACCGAGATCCGCGAGGTCGAGGAGCCGTTCCGCGCCGGACAGACCGGGTCGTCCGCGATGCCGCACAAGCGCAACCCCGTCACCTGCGAGCAGATCGCCGGCCTCGCCCGCGTCGTGCGCGGCTGCGCCGCCGCCGCGCTCGAGGACATCGCGCTGTGGGGCGAGCGCGACATCACGCATTCGTCGGTCGAGCGGGTGATCGTGCCGGATGCCACCACGGTGCTCGAGTACATGACGCGGCGGCTGACGGGTGTGATCGAGGGGCTGCGCGTCTACCCGGAACAGATGCGCGCGAATATGGAGCGGACCGGCGGCCTGGTGTTCTCGCACCGGGTGCTGCTCGCCCTGCTCGGCAAGGGGCTCGGCCGCGACGAGGCCTACACGATCGTGCAGACCGCGGCGATGCAGGCGTGGGACGGCGGCGGCAACTTCCGCGAGCTGATCCGCGCCTCCGGCGCCCTCGCCGAGGCGGAGCTTGCCGCGTGCTTCGATCCGGCGCCCGCGCTGGCCCACCTCGACGAAATTTTTGTCCGCGCGGGGCTCGAGCCGGGCGCCGCGTCCGGCAGCCCACTCAAGGTCGAAGGAGGCAGACGGCATGGATAG